The genomic interval CCGATGCGGCCATCTACTCCGGCATTTCCGTGAACCGGCTGCGGTTCGGCATGTTCCTGCTCTGCGGCGTGGTCTGCGCCATCGCCAGCGTGGTGCTGACGGCCCGGCTGTCGAACGCCCGTGCCAACAACGGCCTGGGCTTTGAGCTGGATGTGATCACGATTGCCCTGCTGGGCGGGGTCAATGTGTTTGGTGGCCGGGGCAAGATGACCGGCGTGGTGCTGGCCTTGCTGCTGGTCACCGTGCTGCGCAATCTGCTTGGCCTGCAGCAGATCGGTGGCGATGCCCAGGGCGTTGCCATCGGCGTTCTCCTGATCTTCTCCCTGCTGTTGAACAACAGCATGGGCAAGCTCGTTGGCAGCCGACCCCACCGGTGGCTGGCCAACACACTGGCGGGTGCTACCGCAAAAGCCACCGACAGGCCTTCCTGACAACTTCTCCCTCCCTCCCTCTCTCTCTCTCTCTTTCACACACAAAAGGATTCCCCATGAAACTCAATCTGGTTTGCGCAGCCCTGGTGCTGGCGGGCGTGTCGGTCACTTCCTCGGTTAGCGCGCAACAGTGCTTGACCCGGCAGGCGGTAGTCGGCTTTCTTCCCAAAATGGACACCGATCCCTACTTCCATGTGGCCCGCGACGGTGCCATGGAGGCGCAAAAGGAAATAGGCGGGCGCTTCATCCAGCAAGCCCCGTCTACCGCCACGGCCGATGCGCAGATCGAATTCATCAATTCGCTGGTGGCGCAAAAAGTGGACGTGCTGGCCATTTCCGGCACCGATGCGAATGCGCTGGCGCCGGCACTCAAGCGCGCCGCCAGCCAGGGCGTGCGCGTGATTTCTTACGACTCGGACGTGGCCAAAACGTCGCGGGCCATCTTTGTCAACCAGGCCAAGTCGGACAGCCTGGCCATCCAGATGCTGGAGAGCATGGGCGCGCTGATCAACTACACCGGCGAGTTCGCCATCCTCTCGTCCACGCCCACCGCCACCAACCAGAACGCCTGGATTGCGCTGATGAAAAAGCGTCTGGCATCCGAGCCCAAGTTTGCCAAGATGAAGCTGGTGCAGGTGGCCTACGGCGAAGAAAGCGAGCAGGTCAACCAGCAGCAAGCCCTGGCCCTGGCCGAAGCCTTCCCCAACCTGAAAGGCATCATCGTGCCTGCTGGTATCGGCCTGCCTGCGGCCGCCCGCGCGCTGGAGCAGTCTGGCGGCATCAAGACCATCAAGCTCACCGGTCTGGCCCCTGCCAGCTTCATGAAGAAGTACATCCAGTCGAACGTGGCGCAAGACATCTGGTGGAACGTGACCGACCTGGGCTACCTCA from Comamonadaceae bacterium OS-1 carries:
- the lsrB_1 gene encoding autoinducer 2-binding protein LsrB, whose protein sequence is MKLNLVCAALVLAGVSVTSSVSAQQCLTRQAVVGFLPKMDTDPYFHVARDGAMEAQKEIGGRFIQQAPSTATADAQIEFINSLVAQKVDVLAISGTDANALAPALKRAASQGVRVISYDSDVAKTSRAIFVNQAKSDSLAIQMLESMGALINYTGEFAILSSTPTATNQNAWIALMKKRLASEPKFAKMKLVQVAYGEESEQVNQQQALALAEAFPNLKGIIVPAGIGLPAAARALEQSGGIKTIKLTGLAPASFMKKYIQSNVAQDIWWNVTDLGYLTYHVAQALAQCKITGKAGETFTAGRLGQYTVGADGEVVLGEAKVVTPKNLEEFKF